From a single Osmerus mordax isolate fOsmMor3 chromosome 6, fOsmMor3.pri, whole genome shotgun sequence genomic region:
- the LOC136944039 gene encoding tripartite motif-containing protein 16-like → MAQLGVVLDQDQFCCSICLDLLKDPVALPCGHSYCISCIKDYWDQDDQKGVHSCPQCRQTFTPRPVLKRNTMLAEVVEKLKEKGGAGAAPSELTSPAGLGEGTCDLCTGPKKQRALKSCLMCLLSYCQTHLQPHYQIPKMKNHKLVEATSGLQEMICSSHDKLLEVFCRTDQQCICYLCTMDEHKGHDTVSAKSERKEKQDKLVLSQQEVQQRVQQREKELKELQQAVESLKSSGQAAGEESERIFTELICSIERRRSEVKELIRVQQGAAVSQVEGLVERLEQEIAELRRRDAELEKLSHTEDNIHFLQNYQSFSSTSVSPDVPSISVPPLQYFKHVTEMVSELREKLQELIQRGWSNISTTVDVFLPPEPKTRAELLPYSCLLTLDPNTASIDLSLSEENRKVTCLKQRQPYPDHPERFTIYSQVLCREALSGRCYWEVERRGESVAIAVSYKDISRKDNNSCLGRNDKSWMLRCSSSYSSYSFSHNGVYTRVSGPQSSRVGVYLDHKAGTLSFYSVVSETVTLIHRVQTTFTQTLCTGFLFGRQNTSAEIMKL, encoded by the exons ATGGCCCAGCTGGGAGTTGTGCTGGACCAGGACCAGTTTTGCTGTTCTATCTGTCTGGACCTCTTAAAGGATCCTGTTGCCCTCCCCTGTGGACACAGCTACTGTATAAGCTGTATTAAAGATTACTGGGATCAGGATGATCAGAAGGGAGTCCACAGCTGCCCCCAGTGCAGACAGACCTTCACTCCCAGGCCTGTTCTGAAGAGGAACACCATGCTGGCTGaggtggtggagaagctgaaggagaaaggaggggccGGGGCCGCACCCTCTGAGCTGACGAGTCCAGCTGGGCTAGGAGAGGGGACGTGTGACCTCTGCACTGGGCCCAAGAAGCAGAGAGCCCTCAAGTCCTGTCTGATGTGTTTGTTGTCCTACTGCCAgactcacctccagccccactACCAGATTCCTAAGATGAAGAATCACAAGCTGGTGGAAGCCACATCTGGACTGCAGGAGATGATCTGCTCCAGTCATgacaagctgctggaggtgtTCTGTCGGACAGACCAGCAGTGTATCTGCTATTTGTGTACCATGGATGAACATAAAGGCCATGACACAGTGTCAGCCAAatctgagaggaaggagaaacag GACAAACTGGTCCTGAGTCAGCAGGAAGTCCAACAGagagtccagcagagagagaaggagctgaaggagctcCAACAAGCTGTGGAGTCTCTCAAG agttCTGGCCAGGCAGCAGGGGAGGAAAGTGAGAGGATCTTTACTGAGCTGATCTGCTCCATTGAGAGAAGGCGCTCTGAGGTGAAGGAGCTGATCAgagtccagcagggggcagcagtgaGTCAGGTTGAAGGACtggtggagagactggagcaggagatagctgaactgaggaggagagacgctgagctggagaagctctcacacacagaggacaacaTCCACTTCCTCCAG aacTACCAGTCTTTCTCCAGTACCAGTGTATCTCCAGATGTCCCCAgcatctctgttcctcctcttcagTACTTCAAACATGTGACTGAGATGGTCTCTGAGCTGAGAGAGAAACTACAGGAGCTGATCCAGAGAGGGTGGTCAAACATCTCCACCACAG tGGATGTGTTCCTGCCTCCAGAGCCCAAGACTAGAGCAGAACTCTTACCAT aTTCCTGTCtgctcacactggacccaaacacagcatctatagacctctctctgtctgaggagaacaggaaGGTAACATGTCTAAAGCAGCGTCAGCCATATCCTGACCATCCAGAGAGGTTCACCATTTACAGTCAGGTACTGTGTAGGGAGGCTCTGTCTGgacgctgttactgggaggtggagaggagaggtgaatcTGTTGCCATAGCAGTCTCATATAAAGACATCAGCAGAAAAGACAACAACTCTTGCTTAGGTCGCAATGACAAGTCCTGGATGTTAAGGTGCTCTAGCTCATACAGTTCATACAGTTTCTCACATAATGGTGTTTATACTAGAGTATCAGGCCCTCAGTCCTCCAGAGTAGGAGTCTACCTGGATCACAAGGCAGgtactctgtccttctacagtgTCGTCTCTGAGACAGTGACCCTCATCCACAGAGTCCAGACCACCTTCACCCAGACACTCTGTACTGGGTTTTTGTTTGGTCGCCAGAATACCAGTGCAGAGATTATGAAGCTGTAG
- the nt5c3a gene encoding cytosolic 5'-nucleotidase 3, producing the protein MDKTAVVKVGAAASASVCALFGGVVLAQYMFAKKKRAGKKTKIIEMMPEFEKNTVHMRDPERVEQIICGLIKGGASKLQIITDFDMTLSKFAVNGKRCPTCHNIIDNCSLVSEECREKLLQLKETYYPIEIDPHLTMEEKYPFMVEWYFKSHTLLVEQRLQKDKLPEVVRESDACLREGYEQFFDRLHQHNVPMFIFSAGLGDVLEEIIRQAGVYHPNIKVVSNFMDFDENGVLRGFKGEVIHVYNKHDGALRNTDYFKQVKDNCNIVLLGDSLGDLHMADGVPNVENILKIGFLNDKVEERLEKYLDSYDIVLVKDETLEVPNSILQKIL; encoded by the exons ATGGACAAAACAGCCGTGGTAAAAGTCGGTGCCGCGGCCAGTGCCAGTGTATGTGCCCTATTTGGTGGAGTTGTTCTCGCCCAGTACATGTTTGcaaagaagaagagagcaggaaagaaaaCTAAAATCATTGAGATG atgCCAGAGTTTGAGAAGAACACGGTCCACATGAGGGACCCGGAGCGGGTGGAGCAGATCATCTGTGGTCTGATTAAGGGCGGAGCCTCCAaactacag ATCATCACAGACTTTGACATGACGTTAAGCAAGTTTGCCGTCAACGGCAAACGCTGCCCGACGTGTCACA ACATCATTGACAACTGCAGTCTCGTCTCTGAAGAATGTCGGGAAAAG CTGCTGCAGCTCAAGGAGACGTATTACCCCATAGAGATCGATCCCCACCTGACAATGGAGGAGAAATATCCTTTCATGGTAGAATG GTATTTCAAGTCCCACACGTTACTGGTAGAGCAGAGGTTACAGAAGGACAAACTCCCagaggtggtgagggagtcagacGCCTGCTTAAG GGAGGGATACGAGCAGTTCTTTGACCGCCTCCATCAACACAACGTGCCCATGTTCATCTTCTCGGCCGGACTGGGCGACGTCCTGGAGGAGATCATCCGCCAGGCCGGGGTCTACCACCCCAACATCAAGGTGGTCTCCAACTTCATGGACTTCGACGAGAAT ggcgTGCTGCGGGGCTTCAAGGGCGAGGTCATCCACGTCTACAACAAGCACGACGGGGCCCTGCGCAACACGGACTACTTCAAGCAGGTGAAGGACAACTGCAACATCGTGCTGCTGGGCGACTCCCTGGGCGACCTGCACATGGCCGACGGCGTGCCCAACGTGGAGAACATCCTCAAGATCGGCTTCCTCAACGACAAG GTAGAAGAGCGACTGGAGAAATATCTGGACTCCTATGACATCGTCCTTGTAAAGGACGAGACTCTGGAAGTGCCCAACTCCATCCTTCAGAAGATCCTCTaa